The Thomasclavelia ramosa DSM 1402 genome includes a region encoding these proteins:
- the nagA gene encoding N-acetylglucosamine-6-phosphate deacetylase: MKYCITNGKVILKNQVVDANVYVENTKITEISNRQPDDETVIDAKGRYVSPGFIDVHTHGRGGSDTMYNTFEDLDTITSTAVKTGVTGILPTTMTMSKEDTYAAIKNVGDNMDKVGGSKILGVHMEGPFFNTKYKGAQPEEFMIKPTAENYSSLVGEYGKIVKKLSLAPELKDSDKLIEYLVKEGVVVSIGHTNATYDEAVVGIKAGATSGTHTYNAMTPLTHRNPGVVGAIMEHDEVYAELILDGIHVSYPAAKVLLRAKGLDKVILITDSIEASGLEDGQYKLGNQAVFVKDNSARLEDGTLAGSILAMNNAVKNAYQHLGLSINEAVNLASYNPAKNLNLIDLGEIAVNKTADIIMFDEEINVDFVMIDGNVKIGG; the protein is encoded by the coding sequence ATGAAATACTGTATAACAAACGGGAAAGTTATTTTAAAAAATCAAGTAGTAGATGCAAATGTATATGTAGAAAATACAAAGATTACTGAGATTTCTAATCGTCAACCTGATGATGAAACAGTAATTGATGCAAAAGGTAGATATGTGTCACCAGGATTTATTGATGTTCATACTCATGGGCGTGGTGGCAGTGATACAATGTATAACACTTTTGAAGATCTTGATACAATTACAAGTACTGCCGTAAAAACAGGTGTAACAGGAATTTTACCTACAACGATGACGATGTCTAAAGAAGATACTTATGCGGCTATTAAAAATGTTGGAGATAACATGGATAAAGTTGGAGGAAGTAAAATCCTAGGAGTACACATGGAAGGTCCATTTTTTAATACAAAATATAAAGGAGCTCAACCTGAAGAGTTTATGATCAAACCTACAGCTGAAAATTATAGCAGTTTAGTTGGTGAATATGGTAAAATTGTAAAAAAATTAAGTTTAGCACCAGAATTAAAGGATTCTGATAAGTTAATCGAGTATTTAGTCAAAGAAGGTGTGGTTGTAAGTATTGGGCACACTAATGCAACTTATGACGAAGCAGTTGTTGGAATTAAAGCTGGAGCAACTTCAGGTACTCATACTTATAATGCAATGACACCATTAACACATCGAAATCCAGGAGTAGTAGGAGCTATCATGGAACATGATGAAGTTTATGCGGAATTGATTTTAGATGGAATTCATGTCAGCTATCCAGCTGCAAAAGTGCTTTTAAGGGCTAAAGGTTTAGATAAAGTGATTTTAATCACTGATTCTATTGAAGCTTCTGGTTTAGAAGATGGTCAATATAAATTAGGTAATCAGGCTGTATTTGTTAAAGATAATTCAGCTCGTTTAGAAGATGGGACTTTAGCTGGTAGTATTTTAGCAATGAATAATGCAGTAAAGAATGCATATCAACATTTAGGTTTATCAATTAATGAAGCTGTTAATTTAGCTAGTTATAATCCTGCTAAAAATTTGAATTTAATTGATTTAGGGGAAATTGCAGTTAACAAAACAGCGGACATTATTATGTTTGATGAAGAAATTAATGTTGATTTTGTAATGATTGATGGAAATGTAAAAATTGGAGGATAG
- the rbfA gene encoding 30S ribosome-binding factor RbfA: MILKKDKMNGIIQRELSQIIQVEVRDPKIGFCTITAVDTTTDLSIAKVYVTFLGKDFDTRKGMEALNRSKGFIRSLLAKRLTIRKVPELIFVNDTSLEYGNKIEKIIDDLNHHDK; the protein is encoded by the coding sequence ATGATTCTTAAAAAGGATAAGATGAATGGTATTATTCAACGCGAGTTATCACAAATCATTCAAGTTGAAGTACGTGATCCTAAGATAGGTTTTTGTACTATTACTGCAGTTGATACGACTACTGATCTATCAATTGCTAAAGTATATGTGACTTTCTTAGGAAAAGACTTTGATACGCGCAAAGGAATGGAAGCATTAAATCGTTCTAAAGGATTTATTCGTTCTTTATTAGCTAAACGTCTTACAATTCGTAAAGTACCAGAACTGATTTTTGTTAACGATACCTCTTTAGAGTATGGTAATAAAATCGAAAAAATTATTGATGATTTAAATCATCATGATAAATAA
- the infB gene encoding translation initiation factor IF-2, with protein sequence MAKQNKQTKNKKGAPRKKQLKSNFPTKKEEIVAKDGVIVYEEGITVGQLADKIGQTPANVIKVLFLLGTMVTINSSLNDEQVELICLEYGFEVEKHVEVSEVNFEEIDIQDDEKDLQPRCPVVTIMGHVDHGKTTLLDTIRKSAVVEGEFGGITQHIGAYQVEVNGKKVTFLDTPGHEAFTAMRARGAQVTDIVIIVVAADDGVMPQTKEAIDHAKAAGVPIVVAINKIDKEGADPERIKGEMAEHGLLPEGWGGDTVYCEISAKKRIGIEELLETLTVVAELADLKANPNRYAYGSVVEGKLDKGRGPVATLLVENGTLRAGDPIVVGTSFGRVRQMLDDRGKIIKEALPATPVEITGLNDVPVAGDKFMAFENEKQARSVGETRLKAKQDKERSSGAALSLDDLYSQIKEGEMIDLNIIVKADVQGTAEAVKASLEKIDVDGVRVNVIRSTAGGISESDVLLASASQAIIYGFNVRPNAKVRQKAEEEGIEIRLHNIIYKMVEEIETAMKGMLAPEIKEVVTGQAEIRQVIKVSKVGNIAGCYVTDGFIRRNCGIRLLRDSVVVYEGKLGSLKRFQDDAKEVAAGFECGLSIENFNDIKEGDIVEGYIMEEVEVK encoded by the coding sequence ATGGCAAAACAAAATAAACAAACAAAAAATAAAAAAGGTGCGCCAAGAAAGAAACAATTAAAGTCTAATTTTCCGACCAAAAAAGAAGAAATAGTTGCTAAAGATGGTGTCATTGTTTATGAAGAAGGTATTACTGTTGGTCAATTAGCTGATAAAATTGGACAAACGCCTGCCAATGTTATTAAAGTATTGTTTCTATTAGGAACGATGGTAACTATTAATTCATCTTTAAATGATGAGCAAGTAGAATTAATTTGTCTTGAATATGGTTTTGAAGTCGAAAAACATGTTGAAGTTAGTGAAGTGAATTTTGAGGAAATTGATATTCAGGATGATGAGAAGGATTTACAGCCTCGTTGTCCAGTAGTTACAATTATGGGACATGTTGATCATGGTAAAACTACATTGTTAGATACAATCAGAAAGTCTGCGGTTGTAGAAGGTGAATTTGGTGGGATTACACAACATATCGGTGCTTATCAAGTTGAAGTTAATGGAAAAAAAGTTACTTTCTTAGATACACCGGGCCATGAAGCATTTACTGCTATGCGTGCTCGTGGAGCTCAAGTAACTGATATTGTTATTATTGTAGTAGCAGCTGATGATGGTGTTATGCCACAAACAAAAGAGGCAATTGATCATGCAAAAGCAGCAGGTGTACCAATTGTCGTTGCGATTAATAAAATTGATAAAGAAGGTGCCGATCCTGAAAGAATCAAAGGAGAAATGGCTGAGCATGGTCTGCTTCCTGAAGGTTGGGGTGGAGATACAGTATACTGTGAAATTTCTGCTAAAAAAAGAATTGGAATTGAAGAATTGCTAGAAACTTTAACTGTTGTTGCAGAATTAGCAGATTTAAAAGCAAATCCTAATCGTTATGCATATGGCAGTGTAGTTGAAGGTAAACTAGATAAGGGGCGTGGACCAGTTGCAACGTTACTTGTTGAAAATGGTACTTTAAGAGCGGGAGATCCAATTGTAGTTGGAACATCATTTGGACGTGTTCGTCAAATGCTTGATGATCGTGGAAAAATTATTAAAGAAGCACTTCCCGCTACTCCAGTTGAAATTACGGGTTTAAATGACGTTCCAGTTGCTGGTGATAAGTTTATGGCTTTTGAAAACGAAAAACAAGCTCGTAGTGTTGGTGAAACACGATTAAAAGCGAAACAAGATAAAGAGCGTAGTTCAGGAGCTGCCTTATCATTAGATGATTTATACTCTCAAATCAAAGAGGGCGAAATGATTGACTTAAACATTATTGTTAAAGCTGATGTCCAAGGTACTGCTGAAGCAGTTAAAGCTTCATTAGAAAAAATTGATGTTGATGGTGTAAGAGTAAATGTTATTCGTTCTACAGCTGGAGGAATTTCAGAATCTGATGTTCTATTAGCATCTGCTTCACAAGCAATTATTTATGGTTTTAATGTTCGTCCAAATGCAAAAGTACGTCAAAAGGCTGAAGAAGAAGGAATTGAGATTCGTTTACACAATATCATCTATAAAATGGTTGAAGAGATTGAAACCGCGATGAAAGGTATGCTTGCTCCAGAAATTAAAGAGGTTGTTACAGGTCAAGCAGAAATTCGTCAGGTAATTAAAGTTTCTAAAGTTGGAAATATTGCTGGATGTTATGTAACAGATGGTTTTATTCGCCGTAATTGTGGAATCCGTTTACTTCGTGATAGTGTTGTTGTATATGAAGGAAAATTAGGTTCATTAAAACGTTTCCAGGATGATGCTAAAGAAGTTGCAGCGGGATTTGAATGTGGTTTAAGTATTGAAAACTTCAATGATATTAAAGAAGGCGATATTGTCGAAGGATATATCATGGAAGAAGTCGAAGTTAAGTAG
- a CDS encoding PolC-type DNA polymerase III, whose protein sequence is MENKLLILLKNLKIESQANILKEGKISKVVVARDNSYTFHLVFNQILPFEEYQLLINNRDNFPYPTKYKISYETEFFNQNELLLYTGYLLEKLKKDYPVCATLTVESFKIEDKVIRVETCNEIQLEQLRQLRAQIEDMFNDVGIDKNFDFYIDEENDVFKDIKEEMEAYEPVEIDLSLIQKPDKPASEQNNYKNNYRQKNAAIDMKIEEITNQTMDNNIVIKGFVFKTEMIKTRAGKHIQSLWVTDYTDSIIVKRFENNSNNSLEELKVIGKGGVWVKVRGEARFDSFARETVMMAREVEVIKSPAPRKDTSEAKRVELHTHSKMSAMDGVGTITQYINAVASWGHKAIAVTDHGNVQSFPEAQMAAGKAGIKMIYGVEFNMIEPILNIVYNEIDTSIEHATYVSFDLETTGLSVIHDGITEFGAVKIKNGEVIDRLQMFVNPGKSISSRITNLTSITNDMVRNEPTIDALLPRIIEFFDDCILVAHNANFDIGFLNENLRRNNMPEITNPIIDSLALARAILKPMKSYRLGNVCRSYRVNYDDEVAHRADYDAEVLGDVFNMMLHQIMQSGKYNLLDLCELTGDDVYKIVYPYHMTALALNKAGLKNMFKLVSEANTKYFHNGSRIPKERLEHYREGLLYGSSCYNGDVFEAALNLSDEKLERAMEFYDYIEIQPLEDYYHLVDRGKLQDTDELIKSLHRIIDCAKKLDKLIVATGDVHFLEVRDKIFRDVFISNPTIGIGHRAHPLCDRRNPKAKNPCQYLRTTNEMLEGYPYLPQDEVFEYVVTNTNKIADMVEEIKPVHDKLFTPKIDGADENLKKICYDTAHKTYGNPLPQIVEKRLEKELSNIIKHGFGVIYYISHLLVKKSNDDGYLVGSRGSVGSSFVATMSGITEVNPLPPHYVCLHCSHSEFLEEGIVADGYDLEDKVCPKCGKIMKGEGHNIPFETFLGFNADKVPDIDLNFSGEYQANAHAFTKEIFGEDHVFRAGTISTVAEKTAYGYAKGYAELMGTDQTIRSAELERIAAGCGGVKRTTGQHPGGIIVIPGDMDVFDFTPYQFPADDLNAAWKTTHFDFHAIHDNVLKFDILGHVDPTVTRFLQDLTGVDPKDIPTNDKKVMSLFTSSEALGCNLDFIGCKNGALGLPEFGTSFVRGMLDQTQPKTFNDLVIISGLSHGTDVYLGNAETLIKSGTCTLSEVIGCRDDIMVYLIEKGLPNKDAFDIMECVRKGKSPVVFPEKKYEELMKEYNVPQWYIDSCKKIKYMFPKAHAAAYVLSAIRVAWWKLYYPREYYAVYFTTRCDFYDIETLVQGKDAIMARRAEITQLRAERSSSNKDEGLWDIFEIALEMIERGFHFNPVSLEYSQASKFILDPNDEKGLIPPFSAIDALGESVAKTVVDARADGPFLSKEDVIKRTKLNNSHIKTLSKMGVFNGMQERNQLSLF, encoded by the coding sequence ATGGAAAATAAATTATTAATATTATTAAAAAATTTAAAGATTGAAAGCCAAGCTAATATTTTAAAAGAAGGAAAAATCAGTAAAGTTGTTGTAGCGAGAGATAATAGTTATACTTTTCACTTAGTGTTTAATCAGATTTTGCCATTTGAGGAGTATCAATTATTAATAAATAACCGCGATAATTTTCCTTATCCTACTAAATATAAAATTAGTTATGAAACTGAATTTTTTAATCAAAATGAATTATTATTATATACCGGATACCTTTTAGAAAAATTAAAAAAAGATTATCCTGTTTGTGCTACTTTAACAGTTGAAAGTTTTAAAATCGAAGATAAAGTTATTAGAGTAGAAACATGTAATGAAATTCAGTTAGAACAATTACGTCAGTTAAGAGCACAAATTGAAGATATGTTCAATGATGTAGGTATCGATAAAAATTTTGATTTTTATATTGATGAAGAAAACGATGTATTTAAAGATATTAAAGAAGAGATGGAAGCTTATGAACCAGTTGAAATTGACCTTTCTTTAATCCAAAAGCCAGATAAACCGGCGTCAGAACAAAATAATTATAAGAATAATTATCGTCAAAAAAATGCAGCAATCGATATGAAAATTGAAGAGATTACTAATCAGACAATGGATAATAATATTGTAATAAAAGGCTTTGTTTTTAAAACAGAAATGATTAAAACAAGAGCGGGAAAACATATTCAAAGTTTATGGGTTACAGATTATACTGATTCAATTATTGTTAAACGTTTTGAAAACAATTCTAATAACTCGTTAGAAGAATTAAAAGTTATCGGTAAAGGCGGAGTTTGGGTAAAAGTTCGAGGTGAAGCCCGTTTTGATAGCTTTGCACGCGAAACAGTTATGATGGCTCGCGAGGTTGAAGTGATTAAGAGCCCAGCACCACGTAAAGATACTAGTGAAGCAAAAAGAGTGGAATTACATACACATTCAAAAATGTCAGCGATGGATGGGGTTGGAACAATTACCCAATATATTAACGCTGTAGCAAGCTGGGGACATAAAGCAATTGCTGTAACTGATCATGGTAATGTCCAATCTTTTCCTGAAGCTCAAATGGCAGCTGGAAAAGCAGGAATTAAAATGATCTATGGTGTTGAATTCAATATGATCGAACCGATTTTGAATATTGTTTATAACGAAATAGATACCTCAATTGAACATGCAACCTATGTTTCTTTTGACTTGGAAACAACAGGTCTATCAGTTATTCACGATGGGATTACAGAATTTGGAGCTGTCAAAATTAAAAATGGAGAAGTAATTGATCGACTGCAAATGTTTGTGAATCCAGGGAAGAGCATTTCCTCAAGAATCACTAATTTAACTAGCATTACTAATGATATGGTACGTAATGAACCGACGATTGATGCATTATTGCCTAGAATTATAGAATTTTTTGATGATTGTATTTTAGTCGCTCATAATGCTAATTTTGATATTGGATTTTTAAATGAGAATTTACGGCGAAATAATATGCCTGAAATTACGAACCCAATTATCGATTCATTGGCTTTAGCACGAGCAATTTTGAAACCGATGAAATCGTATCGATTGGGGAATGTGTGCCGCAGTTATCGAGTAAATTATGATGATGAAGTGGCTCACCGTGCTGATTATGATGCTGAAGTATTAGGTGATGTTTTTAACATGATGTTACATCAAATTATGCAAAGCGGTAAATATAATCTTTTAGACTTGTGTGAATTAACAGGGGATGATGTTTATAAAATTGTTTATCCTTATCATATGACCGCATTGGCGTTAAATAAAGCTGGTTTAAAAAATATGTTTAAATTGGTTAGTGAAGCAAATACTAAATATTTTCATAATGGATCAAGAATTCCTAAAGAACGTTTAGAACATTATCGAGAAGGCTTATTATATGGCAGCAGTTGCTATAACGGTGATGTTTTTGAGGCGGCTCTGAACTTATCTGATGAAAAATTAGAACGGGCCATGGAATTTTATGACTATATTGAAATTCAACCACTTGAGGACTACTATCACTTAGTTGATCGTGGAAAATTGCAAGATACTGATGAGTTAATCAAATCTTTACATCGGATTATTGATTGTGCAAAAAAACTAGATAAATTAATTGTAGCAACTGGTGATGTTCACTTTTTAGAAGTTCGTGATAAAATTTTTAGAGATGTTTTTATCTCTAATCCGACGATTGGAATTGGTCACCGTGCTCATCCGCTGTGTGATCGACGCAATCCTAAGGCTAAAAATCCCTGCCAATATTTGAGAACAACTAATGAAATGTTAGAAGGTTATCCTTATTTACCACAAGACGAAGTATTTGAATATGTTGTTACAAATACAAATAAAATTGCTGATATGGTTGAGGAAATCAAACCAGTGCATGATAAATTGTTCACGCCTAAGATAGATGGTGCAGACGAAAATCTAAAGAAGATTTGTTACGATACTGCGCATAAGACATATGGTAATCCGTTACCGCAAATTGTTGAAAAGCGCCTTGAAAAAGAACTTAGTAATATCATCAAGCATGGCTTTGGGGTCATTTACTATATTTCTCATCTATTAGTAAAAAAATCAAATGATGATGGCTATCTAGTAGGTTCTCGGGGATCTGTTGGTTCTTCATTTGTTGCAACAATGTCAGGAATAACAGAGGTAAATCCGTTACCGCCCCACTATGTATGCCTCCATTGTTCGCATAGCGAATTTTTAGAAGAAGGAATTGTGGCTGATGGCTATGATTTGGAAGATAAAGTGTGCCCTAAATGCGGTAAAATAATGAAGGGTGAAGGACATAATATTCCATTTGAGACCTTCCTTGGATTTAACGCTGATAAAGTACCGGACATTGATTTAAATTTCTCAGGTGAATATCAAGCTAATGCACATGCTTTTACTAAAGAAATATTTGGTGAAGATCATGTTTTTAGAGCAGGAACGATTTCGACAGTAGCAGAAAAAACAGCTTATGGATATGCAAAAGGATATGCTGAATTAATGGGGACTGATCAAACAATTCGTTCTGCTGAATTAGAGCGAATCGCAGCCGGCTGTGGTGGTGTTAAAAGAACAACAGGACAGCATCCTGGTGGGATCATCGTTATTCCAGGGGATATGGATGTATTTGATTTTACACCGTATCAATTTCCGGCAGATGATCTAAATGCTGCGTGGAAAACAACTCACTTCGATTTCCATGCTATTCATGATAATGTTTTGAAATTTGATATTTTAGGCCATGTCGATCCGACTGTAACACGATTTTTGCAAGATCTGACAGGTGTTGATCCTAAGGATATTCCAACTAACGATAAAAAAGTTATGAGTTTGTTTACTAGCAGTGAGGCATTAGGATGTAATCTTGATTTTATTGGTTGCAAAAATGGAGCTTTAGGGCTTCCTGAATTTGGTACCTCATTTGTACGTGGAATGTTAGATCAAACCCAACCTAAAACATTTAATGATTTAGTTATTATCTCGGGGCTATCACATGGAACTGATGTATATTTAGGAAATGCTGAAACGTTAATTAAATCTGGGACTTGTACACTTTCTGAAGTAATTGGATGTCGTGATGATATTATGGTTTATTTGATTGAAAAAGGTTTGCCAAACAAGGATGCTTTCGATATCATGGAATGTGTCCGTAAAGGTAAGTCACCGGTAGTTTTTCCAGAAAAAAAATATGAAGAACTAATGAAAGAATACAATGTACCGCAGTGGTATATTGATTCTTGTAAAAAAATTAAATACATGTTCCCTAAGGCTCATGCTGCTGCCTATGTATTATCTGCAATTCGAGTAGCTTGGTGGAAATTATATTATCCACGAGAATATTATGCTGTTTATTTTACAACGAGATGTGATTTTTATGATATTGAAACACTTGTACAAGGTAAAGATGCTATCATGGCAAGACGAGCTGAAATAACGCAGTTAAGAGCTGAACGGAGTTCTTCAAACAAAGATGAAGGATTATGGGATATTTTTGAAATCGCACTAGAAATGATTGAGCGGGGATTCCATTTTAATCCAGTTAGTTTAGAGTATTCACAAGCTAGCAAGTTTATATTAGATCCAAACGATGAAAAAGGGTTGATTCCACCGTTTAGTGCAATTGATGCATTAGGTGAATCAGTAGCTAAAACAGTTGTAGATGCTCGAGCAGATGGTCCGTTTTTATCTAAAGAAGATGTTATTAAACGAACAAAGTTGAACAATTCACATATTAAAACACTATCTAAAATGGGGGTTTTTAATGGAATGCAGGAGCGTAATCAACTTTCACTTTTCTAA
- the rimP gene encoding ribosome maturation factor RimP: MELLDTIKTLIKPILENNDVYLDDIEYLQENGEWYLRIFVEKNEGSLDMDTCVAVSEAISLKMDEEDPIKGEYYLEVSSPGVEKPLKTFEQVKASVGKYVYAKFINPTAGMDEVEGFIKTIEDETIEFEYLVKNIKKRIKIDYSNIKFIRLAVKF, translated from the coding sequence ATGGAACTTTTAGATACGATTAAAACACTGATAAAACCAATTTTAGAAAATAATGATGTATATCTTGATGATATTGAATACCTTCAGGAAAATGGCGAATGGTATCTTCGCATTTTTGTTGAAAAAAATGAAGGTTCCCTAGACATGGACACATGTGTAGCAGTTAGTGAAGCAATTAGTTTAAAGATGGATGAAGAAGATCCGATCAAAGGAGAATATTATTTAGAAGTTTCTTCACCAGGTGTAGAAAAGCCCCTAAAGACTTTTGAGCAAGTTAAAGCTTCAGTAGGTAAGTATGTCTACGCTAAATTCATTAATCCAACTGCTGGAATGGATGAAGTGGAAGGATTTATTAAAACAATTGAAGATGAAACGATTGAATTTGAATATTTAGTTAAGAATATTAAGAAAAGAATTAAAATTGACTATAGCAATATTAAATTTATAAGACTAGCTGTGAAATTTTAG
- the rnpM gene encoding RNase P modulator RnpM has translation MRKIPLRKCLATGEQLPKQQLIRIVRNKEGQVAVDPTGKMNGRGAYLKRSHEAFVLAKKKKVLARALQVEIPEEIFVELEKFADE, from the coding sequence TTGCGAAAAATCCCTTTAAGAAAATGTTTAGCAACGGGTGAACAGTTGCCAAAACAACAATTAATCAGAATCGTACGTAATAAAGAAGGTCAAGTAGCTGTCGATCCAACTGGTAAGATGAATGGACGAGGAGCTTATCTGAAACGTAGTCATGAAGCGTTCGTGTTAGCAAAAAAGAAAAAAGTTTTAGCTCGGGCTTTGCAGGTTGAAATTCCTGAAGAAATTTTCGTAGAACTGGAAAAATTTGCGGATGAATAA
- a CDS encoding L7Ae/L30e/S12e/Gadd45 family ribosomal protein, protein MNNYLNTLGLAARARKIITGETLITKIRNNEVEFVIIASDASDNTKKKITDKCTSYKVEYVIACTIDELSSAIGKKNRVALGIQDTGFAKILKEKIGG, encoded by the coding sequence ATGAATAATTATTTAAATACACTTGGCTTGGCTGCGCGAGCTCGAAAAATCATTACTGGTGAAACTTTAATCACAAAGATTAGAAATAACGAAGTAGAATTTGTTATTATTGCTAGCGACGCTAGTGACAATACTAAAAAAAAGATCACCGATAAATGTACAAGTTATAAAGTTGAGTATGTTATAGCTTGTACTATTGATGAACTATCCAGTGCAATCGGTAAAAAAAATCGAGTAGCACTTGGTATCCAGGATACTGGATTTGCTAAAATATTAAAAGAAAAGATAGGAGGGTGA
- the nusA gene encoding transcription termination factor NusA, protein MASKKFMDALNLLIEEKGIEKDVFLEMLKESIGKAYKKNYLNPDANVRVEINEKTGKFRLFELRTVVDDLDDEDIELSLEEAQAINPNYQIGDVVETEADIEHIGRLAAIQTKQLFRQKIRETEKETLYNEFADKKDDIITGIVDRVEDKFAIVNIGKTGAFLASNQQIPGEKLNEGQHLKVYVSDVDRGTKGTHIVVSRTEPSFVKRLFELEVPEVYDGTVEIKAVSREPGERSKVAVYTSNENIDPIGSCVGPKGSRVKNVVDELNGEMIDIILWSSDPVVFISNALSPSDVKWVSINEENHSALVVVPDDQLSLAIGKRGQNARLAVRLTGWKIDIKSVSEAVELGLIDLQTVNNTEESSPVDASFEEEFAQEMLDEAVEEAVVEEAVEVAEEPEIEEEVVEVEEEPTQSKKVIEYEDFEDLDDEYSKYDEEIDYDEYDEYYDKD, encoded by the coding sequence GTGGCAAGTAAAAAATTCATGGATGCACTAAATTTATTAATTGAAGAAAAAGGGATTGAAAAAGATGTCTTTTTAGAAATGCTTAAAGAATCTATTGGTAAAGCATATAAGAAAAATTATTTAAACCCTGATGCTAATGTCCGTGTTGAAATTAATGAAAAAACTGGAAAGTTTAGATTATTTGAACTTCGAACAGTTGTTGATGATCTAGATGATGAAGATATTGAATTATCTCTAGAAGAAGCTCAAGCAATCAATCCTAATTATCAAATTGGAGATGTTGTTGAAACTGAAGCCGATATCGAACATATTGGACGTTTGGCAGCTATTCAAACAAAACAATTATTTAGACAAAAGATTCGCGAAACTGAAAAAGAAACACTTTATAACGAATTTGCAGATAAAAAAGATGATATCATCACAGGTATCGTTGATCGTGTTGAGGATAAATTTGCAATTGTAAATATTGGTAAAACAGGAGCTTTCTTAGCTTCTAATCAACAAATTCCTGGTGAAAAATTAAATGAGGGTCAACATTTAAAAGTGTATGTTAGCGATGTTGATCGTGGAACTAAAGGAACTCATATTGTTGTTAGCCGGACAGAGCCGAGTTTTGTTAAGAGATTATTTGAATTAGAAGTACCTGAAGTATACGATGGAACAGTTGAAATCAAAGCAGTTTCACGGGAACCAGGTGAAAGAAGTAAGGTTGCTGTTTATACTAGTAATGAAAATATTGATCCAATTGGCTCTTGTGTTGGACCAAAGGGAAGTCGAGTTAAAAATGTAGTTGATGAGTTAAATGGTGAGATGATTGATATTATTTTATGGAGTAGTGATCCGGTTGTCTTTATTTCTAATGCCTTGAGTCCATCTGATGTTAAGTGGGTATCTATTAATGAAGAAAATCACAGTGCTTTAGTAGTTGTACCAGATGATCAATTATCTTTAGCTATCGGTAAGCGTGGTCAAAACGCTCGTTTAGCAGTACGTTTAACAGGTTGGAAGATTGATATTAAATCTGTTAGTGAGGCTGTTGAACTTGGTTTAATTGATCTTCAAACAGTTAATAATACAGAAGAATCATCACCTGTTGATGCTAGTTTTGAAGAAGAGTTTGCTCAAGAAATGTTAGATGAAGCAGTTGAGGAAGCTGTTGTGGAAGAAGCTGTTGAAGTTGCAGAAGAACCAGAAATCGAAGAAGAAGTTGTTGAGGTTGAAGAAGAACCTACTCAATCGAAAAAGGTTATTGAATACGAAGATTTTGAAGATTTAGATGATGAATATAGTAAATATGATGAAGAAATCGATTACGATGAATATGATGAATACTATGATAAAGATTAA